The nucleotide window ATTTTAGCTCATTGTTGTCCATGAACAAGCTTGTTTTGTCAGGGACTAATCTTACTGGTACAATTCCAAAAGAGATTGGACAGCTTCAGGGGCTCAAGTTCTTGGACTTGAGTGACAATGCATTGACAGGTGAAATCCCAAGTGAAATTTGTCACTTGCCAAAGCTGGAGCAACTTCATATCAACTCCAACCGACTAGTCGGATCCATACCCGAGGGCATTGGCAACCTCACAAGCTTGATGTGGCTGATATTCTATGATAATCAGCTCAGTGGAGGAATTCCAAGTAGTATTGGCAATTTGAAAAAGCTTGAGATCATTAGAGGAGGTGGCAACAAGAATCTTGAAGGTCCACTCCCTCAAGAAATTGGCAACTGTACCAATTTGGTCATGCTAGGCTTGGCTGAAACCAGCATTTCTGGCTTTCTCCCTACTTCCCTCGGCCTATTAAAAAGACTCGAAACACTTGCGGTTTACACTTCCTTACTCTCTGGCCAAATCCCACCGGAGCTCGGGGATTGCTCTGAGCTCCAAAACATCTATCTTTACGAAAATTCACTCACTGGTTCAATCCCAGCTCAGCTTGGAAACCTCAAAAATCTTCAAAACCTCCTTTTATGGCAAAACAATTTGGTTGGAACAATCCCTCCAGAGCTTGGAAACTGTCAACAGCTACAAGTCATTGACATTTCAATGAATTCATTAACTGGAAGCATTCCTGAATCATTTGGGGGATTGAATTCACTGCAAGAGCTGCAGTTGAGTGTCAATCAGATTTCGGGTCGGATTCCATCACAAATCGGTAACTGCACTGCTCTTACCCACATTGAGCTAGACAACAATGAGATCACTGGTTCCATACCATGGGAATTCGGGAACTTATCGAATTTAACTTTGCTATTCTTGTGGCAAAATCGCCTCGAGGGGGAAATCCCTTCTTCAATTTCCTCGTGTTATAATCTCGAGGCCGTTGACTTGTCACAAAATGCATTGACTGGCCCGATTCCTAAAGGTATATTCAATCTTCAGAAGCTGAACAAGCTACTCCTATTGTCTAATAATCTCTCTGGTCCCATTGCACCTGAGATAGGCAACTGTTCATCGCTAATTCGATTCCGGGTAAGTGATAACAAGCTAACCGGGTCAGTGCCGCCGCAGATTGGGAAATTGAAGAATTTGAATTTCCTCGACCTCGGATCCAATCGCCTCACTGGAATCATTCCACCGGAGATCTCTGGATGCCGGAATCTGACTTTTCTAGACTTGCATTCCAACTCAATTATTGGCAATTTACCGGTGAATTTGAATCAGCTTGGTATCCTCCAATTCATTGATGTTTCTGATAATTTAATTGAAGGCACTTTGAGTCCAAGTCTCGGCTCTCTGAGTTCACTCACCAAACTTGTTCTCGGGAAGAACAGGTTTTCTGGTCCGATTCCAACGCAACTCGGTTCCTGCATGAAGCTTCAGTTGATTGACTTGAGTAGTAACCAACTCTCCGGCGACATTCCGGCGAGTGTTGGTAAAATTCCTGGCCTGGAAATTGCACTGAACCTCAGCTGGAATCAGCTTTTCGGTGAAATTCCGGCAGAGTTCGCCGCGTTGGACAAGCTCGGTGTGCTGGATATTTCTCATAATCAGCTTTCAGGTGACCTCCATTTTCTCGCAGACCTACAAAATCTCGTGGTTCTCAATGTCTCACATAACAATTTATCGGGGCACGTGCCTGACACCTCATTCTTCGCGAAACTCCCACTCAGTGTGCTTGCTGGCAATCCAGAGCTTTGTTTCTCCGGCAACCAGTGCTCAGCCGATAGGGGCGGCGGTGTGCGGCGTAGCAAGGCGGCGAGGGTGGCGATGATAGTGTTGCTTTGCACTGCTTGCGCTCTCCTTCTGGCAGCTCTCTACATCATCCTCGGAGGCAAGATACGGAACCGTAGGGCCCACGATTACGATCTAGATGGCGACAATGACGTGGAACTGGGCCCACCATGGGAGGTCACGGTGTACCAAAAACTCGACTTATCGATCGCTGACGTGGCAAAATGTTTGACAGTTGCTAATGTCCTTGGCCGTGGTCGGTCCGGCGTTGTGTACAAGGTGAATATTCCGTCAGGATTAACGATCGCCGTTAAAAGATTCCGAGCATCGGAGAAGCACTCAATGTCGGCATTCTCGTCGGAGATTGCCACGCTGGCACGTATCCGACATCGGAACATTGTTAGATTACTTGGTTGGGCAGCTAATAGAAAGACTAAGCTATTGTTCTACGATTATTTACCCAATGGTACACTAGGTGCATTTTTACACGAGAGTTGTGGAGGCTTAATCGAGTGGGAAACTAGATTCAAGATTGCATTAGGAGTGGCAGAGGGCTTAGCTTACTTGCACCACGACTGCGTGCCGCCCATCCTTCATCGCGACGTCAAGGCTCAGAATATTCTGTTAGGAGATCGTTACGAGCCATGTTTAGCTGATTTTGGACTTGCTAGACTCATGGAGGAGGAACCTGGTTCATTTTCAGCAAATCCACAATTTGCTGGATCTTATGGCTACTTTGCCCCAGGTAAATATTTCTCTTCTTCCTAATTCAAGTTTATTACTTTTCAAAATCGACTagttattattcattactataaTAGTGGCTTGGTTCGTAGTGAATCTAGGTAATTTCGTGATATTTCATTTATTACTTAGTCCAAGGTAAACATTAGAATAATTGAATGTTTATTCTTATGTAAGAACTGAATGCGAGGAAGGGGAAGAGGACATATATTAAGTACAGCAAATGCAGAAGTAGAAGAATTTAGTTTAGGTTGCTTCCATAGGGATGGCATTGTGTCACTATTTTGACAATAGGTGCATGTGAAGGCATGTGCTAGCTTTAAGTATGTGCAAAACTAAGTTTGTCATGACATACTTGGCCTACAGTACTATTTCCCCATCTTTTTGCCTTGTATGGCCCTAAAGATACTTAGGATGGGGCATAGTCTAAAAAAACCAGAACCAAGTTAGTGGGCACACTTTCACAGCCAAGCATGGACACATTGCTGCTGCTTCCATACCTTTTTGGCCATTCATTCTTGTCAGATTGTGATATGTGAAAAAAATCACCCAACCAATGCCTTTTGTTATGGTCTCAAAACATCATGATCAAATAGTCGATTAAAATCTGGCATGAAAAGGACTAAACTCTTTTCTATTTGTTTGTCTCTTGCAGAGTATGCTTGTATGCTGAAGATTACAGAGAAGAGCGATGTTTTTAGCTTCGGAGTTGTGTTGCTAGAAATCATTACGGGGAAAAAGCCAGTTGATCCGTCCTTCCCTGATGGCCAACATGTTATACAATGGGTACGCGACCACCTAAAGAGCAAGAAAGATCCAGTTGATGTAATTGATCCAAGATTACAAGGACATCCTGATACACAAATTCAGGAAATGCTTCAGGCCCTTGGAATAGCCTTGTTGTGTACTAGTAATCGGGCTGAAGATCGGCCAACAATGAAAGATGTGGTGGCATTACTCAAGGAGATTATCCATGAGCATACAACAGGAAGTGAAGCTAAAAAGACGTCGAGCAACTCCTCAAAAATGCCCGATGCTTCAGTGTTTTCTTACTCATCTTCATCTGTGACTCCAGCCCAGTTGTTACGACTCCAAGGGTCATTTAATTGCTCTCTTACTCACTCATCTTCCTCTGTTAGCTATAACACCACAAACCAACAATAAAGTGGTGATAGTCAGTGATATATCTGTTATTCTTTTGAACTAGATAGTATTAGCATCGTAAATTAAGGAAGTAGAGGGAGCATTCTGGTCAATTTGATTATTTAGCAAATGAAATCCGTTGTATAGCAAAGTCAACATTTTCTTTACTTTGCAGTAAAAACTAACACTATTCATTCAAACAGCCTTCTAAAATAAAAACGAAGAGAAATGGAAAGTTGCTAGCAGCCGTTGATTGTCATTTTGAAGTGATTGACAATTGGAAAGTCAAATAACTTAGAAGTCTTTTTGGTGAGTTCATCCTTTAAATTCTTAGACTGAACCAATTGTATTTTTACAATTGTGGGTTCTTATCTACCACATGttataaattttattggattttacATAGAAATTTGTTCTCCATATCAAAAATATAGGATTCAGATGACCGCAACGTTGCATCCGCCAATTAGAGGGGCACCCTCTAAAAGTAGTAGGGGTAGGGATTAGGGGTAGTTGGGAGTGGGAATGTGGGAAGGTTGGGGCAATGATTGAAAGGGTGACCCTTATGCCTTAAAAAAGCCTTAAACCACTGGTGTTTCTGGCTCCATAGCTATTGTCCAAGAATTACAAGAGAAGAAGCTTCTGCCAATCCAACAAACTGAAATGTTATCATCTACATAACTCAAGGACCCCTCAACCCCCACTATGTGACAGAGATATGTACGACCCAACCTACAAATGAGTGAGGAAATATATCACCAATTTGGAAGACAAAAACAGAGCTTATGCCGACTCCAAAAAGCTAAGGCGAACCCACAACACTGTATGACGTTTTCCGAGTTAAAAAACAGAATACAAGTGTCACTCTCTATTTCTAACTTTCAAGTTGATTTCACTCTTCAAAAGCATTGTCATGGTTTGACAAAAGCATGATACTTAAAGTATTGTTTAATTCAAGTTTGTGTTTGCACCTTCATTAGAGGGATTTCACTTGAACACGTCCACAAACTTGTGGATAACTATGGACCTACAGACTACACGCTAAGTGGAACATTTGTCTTTAGTGGTTTGTGCATCTGCTCTgcttagaaaaaagaaaaaatggctATGAAGTCTCATATACTTGTACACATACAAATCACATAAACAATTACTCGTATATAAATCCATCATACGGAAGCAGAAGTTGTTTGACCAGCCAAGTGCACGGAATGCATTTGGCCAAGTTTCTCAAgaggccaaaagtatttttttttttttcagaagcACTTTTTTCCCTAACTTGAGgtatttggccaagttttttgggggaaaaagtgcttttgggaagaagcagaagtagtttctgagaagcaaaaaaaattaacttcttcccaaaagcagaagcagaaatagttttgacttttcttcttacctaaaatacccttatcaaaatatagtatatatcaaaataaccattaaacctaatacttaggatattaatgtataagtatttctttttatttttagtatagctttctaatatatagtggcGTTAGATGGTGAatacttttatatttgttgaatgaattttaatatatttaatttatattaAAAGAACTAAgtagtttttaattttattttcatattttacttaaataacatgaaaagatttaattatttcctataataacaaatttttaagattatttatttacttataatattaactattaagtaaatctattcatgttctcattcgtaatttgatacctaaaagcactttctgaaaagcttagccaaatacaaattattgctcaaaagtgcttttcagagtgattagccaaacacaaactgtttttctccagaagtacttttttcaaaagcacttttaaaaaaaGCACTTCccaaaataagttgatttctccagcttggccaaacatgctttTAGCTTATGACTTTATCAGAATCTATGTCAATAACTATGGAATTTGAGATGCAACTTAGTATTTCATCTTATATTACTTAAGCATAGAGTTTTTAAGGCCACTATAATTCTTCTACATTTTACCTTCCTTTCCACCGTTAGATAAATGGACAAACTTAATGAGAGAAGAAAAGAATATCCTAAAATTGTTATTGCAACCAAGaattctctcattttatttttcactaTGGACTCAAAGTCTCAAATGAAGAAGCGGTCACAGGAGGATGCTGGATGCGCATGCAAGACGAGCAGAGTGCAAATGTAAACTGTTGGGTAAGTCTAGAAAGTGGGCTACTATCACATGGCAATTAGATCTGGTCAAGGGTGGAGCTACTATAACTGAAAGATGATCAATTGGATATTACTTCCTAAAAAATCATATTGTGTTTATATATTGTTGAAAAAAGCAGTAGTAGCAATACTTGTACATAGGCTGTGGGAGTTGTACATGTCAGTTAGAGTTAGTTAGATTTAGGTATATGGTTAATTGAGTAGTTAAGCTAATTAATTGTATTGAGTGAGTATGCAGTATAAATAAGGATAGATATACACGTGTATAGTTAGTCTTTTATTTTCTCAATATCAGAACAAAGTATTCATCTCTTTCTTCTCTTGCTTCGTCTGCATCTTTTCTCTTCGATCAATTTCGCTcaaatatggtatcagagccatagaTTCATGGATTTTCCGAGCTGAATTGTTGCGGAATTGGGGACTATTGTTGAAGAATCAACCTTATTATGACAAAAATTTGAGAGAATTGAGGAATTGGTACGGATTAGCCCTAGAATTTCACGATCGCTGTGACAAAGGTTGTTTTGCCCTAAAATCCAGTAACATTTACAATCGGAGGCCTTTATTCATTCCTACCTTCATATTGAGCTGAGTTTTGATTTCGAATTACTGAGAAATTGAATGTGAAAATGCCGCAATCTGGAGAAATTGAGAAGAACAATGGAGAGAAGTTCACAGATATTCGTCCTAAGCATCCTCTTTACCTGCATCCATCGGATAGTCCAGGTAGTGTTTTCCATATCAATTAATGAGAATTAATAACTATTCAACATGGAGCAATTCAATGAAAGTTGCGTTATTAGGCGAAGAACAAATAAGGGTTCATAGATGGAACATGTTATAAGGAACATTACAAAGGCGACTTAGAGCATGAGTAAGAATAGCGTAATACTTTCGTTTTATCATGGATCACTAATTCTATTTCAAAAGAATTAGCAAATGGAATGATGTATTCAACTAATACTACCAGTGTTTAGATGGATCTTAAGGAACGATTTGACAAGAAGAACTTGACTAGAATTTATCAATTGCTCCTTGAAATCTACACCATAAGTCAGGGTACATCTTCAATATCAGAGTATTACTCAAAATTGAAGAGTGTTTGCGATAAATATTGGTCCATGGTACCTTTGCCATGTGACTGTACAAAGCACAAAAAGTATGCAGAACATATAGAGCAACAGAGACTTGTACTGTTCCTAATGAGATTGAACGAGACATATGCCCAATCTAGAAGTCAAGTGTTGCTAACAGTTCCTGTACCAACCCTCAATCAAGGCTACAATATGATCATGTATGATGAAAGCAAAAGGATTCAGTCCAACATGATATCGCAACTTACACCAACACTATAATAGATAAACTTGAATGATCCTACAGCTCTAGCTGCCACACAAAACAACAGGTTCAAAAGAAATAATGGACAATACTGTAATTATTGTAATATGAAAGGACACAAGAGAGAAAACTGCTACAAGTTGGTGGGATATCCACCCAATCACAAATTCAACAAAAGGAGAACCTATGATAGACCACAAAGCTCAGGAGGTAACATAGGACATTCAGCTAACAATGTCAGTCATGTTGAAGAACCAGAAGCAAGTGGACCATCATGGATTAGCAGCATGTTAATGTTCACTTTAGAGCATATAATCAGCTTCAGAAGTTGATTAACCAAGAACCAGTAGTTGCAGAAGCCAAGGTTAACATGGCAGGTACAAAGGAATTCCTTGAGACTTGTTTGCTTGCAGGTTCTGAACTTAATTCCTGGATAATTGATACTGGGGCCTCGAATCATATGGTTTCTAGCCTGGACCTTTTAACTCAATCTACTATTGTGTTAACTAATACTAGTAAAATTCATCTGCCAAATAGAAATATTATATCTGTAACATATACATGGTCACTAACTCTTTCTGATGATCTTGAACTGTGTAATGTGCTCCAtgtttcaaatttcaaatacaaCTTATTGTTAGTCTCCAAACTTACCAAAGAACTGAGATGTTCTGCATTATTCTTCCCTGAGTTTTGCATTTTTCAGGACCTTTGCACTGGCAAGGTGAGGGGGATTGGTAAGGAGAAGGATGACCTCTACATACTTCAACCTGCCAAGAAGCCATCACCTATCAAAACACCTGAATAGTCATCAGTCACAACATTCAATACAACAGTACCTACTACAGATTCTTGTCATATTTCTTCTATTTCAGTTTCAGCTTCTACTCCAGCTTCTACTATCCCTTCATCAAATAATTCAGATCACTGCTCTATATGGCACCAAAGACTTGGTCATGCCCCAGTAGCAGTCCTACAGAAAATTCACTTTCTAAAACACCATGagttgaataaagagtagttgTCTTGCACTATCTGTCCTTTAGCAAGGCAAACTAGGCTCCCCTTTCCTATTAGTCATAAGAAAACTATAACCCCTTTTGAACTTGTACATATGGATATATGGGGTCCATATAGATAATGTACTTACAATGGGTATAAATACTTTCTTACTATTATAGACGATTACTCTAGAATGACTTGGATCTACTTGATGAGAATGAAAAGTGatgtgttcttgttaattaaGTCATTTATTGCACTTGTTAAGAATCAATTTTCTGCTTCCATCAAGATATTAGGTGTGATAATGGACTTGAATTTTTAATGCTCAATGTGCAACTTTTTTTACTTCTCTTGGAATTGTCCATCAGAGTTCTTGTGTACACACTCCATACCAAAATGACATAGCTGAACGAAAGCATAGGCATCTACTTCAAATGGCTAGAGCCCTTAGGTTTCAATCTCATTCCCCTTTGAAATTCTGGGGAGAATGTGCTCTTACAACTGCCTTTATCATTAATGGAttgccttcttcaattctttcagggAAATATCCTTATGAGTTGTTTCATGGTCAACCACCTTCACTTTTTCACCTTAAGGTGTTTGGTTGCTTGTATTATGCAACCACACCATGCTTCACAGACAAGGTCTCTTCTAAAGCCATTCCTGCAATCTTTATGGGTTACTTAGAGACTCAAAAAAGGTATAAGCTATACAACATTTCAACAGGAATATTTTTTGTCAGTAGAGATGTATCTTTTAGAGAAACTATATTTCCTTTTAGACATCCCAAGTCTACATTTTTACAATCACATTTTCCTAACTCAACTCCTACCTTTCCTAGTCCAGCCTCTATTCATTCCTGTGATGATACATTTCCTATCATGGATAAGGTGCCACCCAATTTGTCTCCAGCTTCTGTTCTAACTCCAGAACCCCTTATTGCACAACCAGAACCTTCTAGTCCACAATAACCTCCATCTCCTGTTATGCAACCTAACTTGACTCCCTCACCACCTTCTCCTATAGAGTAACATCCCACTTCTATTTCAGATGTCACTTTGAGGAAGTCTGCCAGGACATCTAGTCCTTCTTTGTGGTTGACTGATTATGTCCATCAGGTCAAACCTACTTCCACTCTTTATCCTATTTCTTCTTCCCTCAGTTACTCTTTTTATCACCATCTTATCAAGCTTGTCTAACTTCTTACTCTTCCATTGTTGAACCTACAACATTTGATCAAGCTGTTAAAGATAGCAATTGGGTACAGGCTCTGGAACTTGAGGTTCAGGCCCTCACCATCTTCTCCTATAAAGCAACATCCCTCTTCTATTTTAGATGTCACTTTGAGGAAGTCTGCTAGGACATCTAGTCCTTCTTTGTGGTTGACTGATTATGTCCATCAGGTCAAACCTACTTCCACTTTTTATCCTATTTCTTCTTCCCTCAGTTACTCTTTTTATCACCATCTTATCAAGCTTGTGTAACTTCTTACTCTTCCAATTGTTGAACCTACAACATTTGATCAAGCTGTTAAAGACAACAATTGGGTACATGCTTTGGAACTTGAGGTTCAGTCCCTTACTAACAATAACACCCGGGAGTTGGTAGATTTACCTGCAGGCAAGACTCTAATTGGCTACAAATGGGTTTATAAAATGAAGTACAAGGCTGATGGGATTGtggaaagatacaaagctcggtTAGTTGCAAAGGGGTTCACTCAACAGGCGGGTTTGGATTACCATGAGACCTTCTCACCTGTGGTGAAGATGGTCACGGTTAGGAGTGTTGTTGCTCTAGCTGCTTAGTATGGTTGGCCTTCGCTTCAGATAGATGTGTACAATGCCTTCCTTAGGGTGACCTTTCAGAGGAAGTTTACATGTCATTGCCTCAAGAGTTTGGTAGTTAGGAGGAGACTAGAGTGTGTAGACTACTCAAATCCCTCTATGGCATAAAACAGATTAGCAGACAATGGAATTTAAAACTCACCTCAGCTCTCACAGAGTCTGGTTTCAACCAATGCAAATTAGATTATTTACTGTTCACTATGAGAATTGAGAGTGCCATAGTGATTGCAATAAAGGGTCTGATATATCCCTCCACTATTaacaattatttaaaaatatccTTTGTTATACTATCGGGTCAAAAGACTCCTTACCATTACactattaaataaaaatattcctAAATAGACGGAATAGACACATTGCGTTGATTTAAGGTTCAAGGCCATCTGGTTCCTTTTAATAACTCAAATTGGACCGAACCTACTCCGACCCACATACTTTACCCACCCTTTCTCCAACTAAAAACATGGGAACCTAAGGTAGTGGACCACTTTACACTTCCTCTTCTCTTTCACTCTCTCTAGAAGACTCTGCTGGAACCCAGACGAAAATTGTTGATTTCCACTGCAGATGCTCTAAAGGTAATATTTTTCTCATGAAAAGgcttcatttttctttccttaactaTTTTTTGATCACTATTTTGTGTATTATTTATGTTTTCTAGGGTTTTTCATCTAGGGTTTTGATTTTTTGTGTTTAATCGACATCCATACATTTATTTCTACACTTTCAGTtatatattcatattttttgtCTGCTTCAAATGTTTGCATGCTTTATTATTGATGTGGTCCCGATGTGAAGTTATTTTTGATCTCGATGTGGTTTTTTATTTTGCTAGCTGGTTTAGGGTTTCTTTTGGTCTCAATATTCTGAGCTTTTTCTGTCATTTAATAGGTAAATTTATCCCTAATTGTGTTACTTTTTTATTATAGTATTATGTGAGTAAGACCACCTTCAATAATTTTTTGATTAATTTATTAAGTAGTGGGCCTGAAAGTGAACTTTTATGTTGGCTGGTTCCAAGATCtgaacttcttctttctttattaagtGAAGTTGTCCCCAATTGTGTGACcttttggtattaaagtattctATGAGTAGACCACCTTCAATGGTGGTATGACAGAGATGAATGTGGTCTTTTTGGTGTAGAAGGGGGACCCCTAGTCTTAACTGATTTTTTACTTCAATTTCCCTTTTTAGTTCTGCATTTTTATTAGTTTCTTTATACTTTGATAACTAAACTTATTTGCTATATTTGTGGGTTATTGGAGATGGTGTTAATTGATATAATATTCAATTATGGTGGTGATTGGGTTACACAGCCTAAGGTCTTATACACAAAGATATTGGTGCACACTTGGATAAGTTATAATTCAGACCTACTTTCATATATAGACATAGTGAATGAATATATAAATGAGGTAGGGTTTGTAGGGGTTCAACTACTTATTATTACTAGTCCTTCTGGTAAATTTTATGAGAATGAGGGGGATGTTGGGATTAGACATTTACTGGGCTTGATATCTGATGAATATAATGTTGTTAACCTTTATGCCGTGGATGAATGTGAGCCCCATATTCATGGTATCCCTGATATTGTAGACCATACAGAATCATACACCCATGAGGATGAGGCTTGTACTGACTGCAGCTTAAGTGACTTAGAATTTAACTCTAGTTCTGATCTGAAGAATATGATTCTGAAGAATTAGAAATATTGAAAGTACAAAAAAAAGGAGATAACTAAAGAACTTAATGAGTACAAATAGTTGTATAAGGGTATGCCCTTTAAGGACATACCAGAAGTTAGAAAGTGTATGAAGTTGTATGCTTTGTCAAACAAGAAAAAATTAGAATTGTTGAAGAGTGAAAGAATAAGGCTTAGGTATAAAGGTGATATATTTGGTTGTCCCTTTTTGTGTTTGATATCCAAAGAGAGGAATGGTGGGGTTAAGATTAAGACCTTAAATACAGAACATAATTGTGGTGTTGCTTATGATAACAATACAATTGATTTCAGTACCATTGCACAatatttcaagcttaaattatAGGATAATCCTAAGTATAAGGTAACATAGATATTGGCAGATTTGAAGAGGGTTTTTGAACTAAATATAAGTCATGAGAAGTGcaagagagcaaagagaataGTCTTGGAAAGCTTAGATGGTAGTTTTAGTGATGAGTACAATAAACTTTAAgcttatgcaattgaattgagaGATAGTAATTCAGGCAGTGATGTGATTATAAACCTTTAAAAGAATGCACttgaaaaagggagaaaaagattCTTGAGGATGTATATTTGCTTTCAAGCTTTAAAGATGGGCTTCAAGCTAGGGTTGAGACCTTTTATTGTTCTAAATGGTACATTCTTAAAGGGGAAAACTAAAGGCCAACGGCTAGTAGCTGTTAGACAGGATTCACAGAACTATTTCTAACCTTTGACTTGAGCTGTTGTTGATAAAGAGACAAAGAATTCATGGAATTGGTTGCTGCAGTTGCTTCAACATTCTCTGGACCTCTAGGATGGGGAAGGAATTACCTTCAAGTTAGACATGAAAAAGGTATTTCTATTTCAATCTATTTCTGTCAtcttatatatatgttttttctATGTTTGTCCTTTTATATTCTGTCAATTATATTTCAGTCCTTTTTCTATTATGTCCTATATTTCTATTTTTTCTATGTTTGTTCATTATCATTCAGTCTTTTTCtgttctgtctattttattttatagttttGTCCATGATCTACTATTGTTGTTTTATATTTCTGTTTATTAGATTTTTCATGAGGCATTTCTATCCTTAACCATTGCTGTTTTTTCTTATTTCTGTCCATCTTAATTCTATCAATTTTTTGTCATGAAATAGTCTAAGTGACTTTATGTTTCTATAACTATTATAGGGGTTAATTGATGCTGTTAGAACTGTCCTTCCTCAATTACAACATATGTATTGTGTTAGACATACTAAGGCTAACTGGTGCAACATATACAATACTAGTGAAAGCAAAAAACTACTTTGGTGGTGTGCATGGTCTACTTATGAGGAGAAATTCAAGGACCAACTAAAGAATTTAGGGGAGTATAACAAGGATGCAACAACTGATTTGTTAAAGTACCCACCTTTTGCTTGGTGTAGAGAATATCTGGACACGTTGTGCAAGAATCAGTTAGTTGATAATAACTTAACTGAATCCTTCAACA belongs to Nicotiana tabacum cultivar K326 chromosome 6, ASM71507v2, whole genome shotgun sequence and includes:
- the LOC107788323 gene encoding uncharacterized protein LOC107788323, which gives rise to MPVYSWTLLFFFSSLFTILFSFSSALNPQGQALLSWKGSLNGSLDVLSNWDPTDETPCGWFGLTCNFNKEVVGLELKYVDLLGNVPSNFSSLLSMNKLVLSGTNLTGTIPKEIGQLQGLKFLDLSDNALTGEIPSEICHLPKLEQLHINSNRLVGSIPEGIGNLTSLMWLIFYDNQLSGGIPSSIGNLKKLEIIRGGGNKNLEGPLPQEIGNCTNLVMLGLAETSISGFLPTSLGLLKRLETLAVYTSLLSGQIPPELGDCSELQNIYLYENSLTGSIPAQLGNLKNLQNLLLWQNNLVGTIPPELGNCQQLQVIDISMNSLTGSIPESFGGLNSLQELQLSVNQISGRIPSQIGNCTALTHIELDNNEITGSIPWEFGNLSNLTLLFLWQNRLEGEIPSSISSCYNLEAVDLSQNALTGPIPKGIFNLQKLNKLLLLSNNLSGPIAPEIGNCSSLIRFRVSDNKLTGSVPPQIGKLKNLNFLDLGSNRLTGIIPPEISGCRNLTFLDLHSNSIIGNLPVNLNQLGILQFIDVSDNLIEGTLSPSLGSLSSLTKLVLGKNRFSGPIPTQLGSCMKLQLIDLSSNQLSGDIPASVGKIPGLEIALNLSWNQLFGEIPAEFAALDKLGVLDISHNQLSGDLHFLADLQNLVVLNVSHNNLSGHVPDTSFFAKLPLSVLAGNPELCFSGNQCSADRGGGVRRSKAARVAMIVLLCTACALLLAALYIILGGKIRNRRAHDYDLDGDNDVELGPPWEVTVYQKLDLSIADVAKCLTVANVLGRGRSGVVYKVNIPSGLTIAVKRFRASEKHSMSAFSSEIATLARIRHRNIVRLLGWAANRKTKLLFYDYLPNGTLGAFLHESCGGLIEWETRFKIALGVAEGLAYLHHDCVPPILHRDVKAQNILLGDRYEPCLADFGLARLMEEEPGSFSANPQFAGSYGYFAPEYACMLKITEKSDVFSFGVVLLEIITGKKPVDPSFPDGQHVIQWVRDHLKSKKDPVDVIDPRLQGHPDTQIQEMLQALGIALLCTSNRAEDRPTMKDVVALLKEIIHEHTTGSEAKKTSSNSSKMPDASVFSYSSSSVTPAQLLRLQGSFNCSLTHSSSSVSYNTTNQQ